GAATTGTTCttacaaaaatatgaagaactTAAATCTAAAAAGTTCGTAATTTTACATATctaatgatatatttcttataagttgataatatagaaaacaatataaaGCATTATATATTACAGGGTAGATTTATTAGGTCCGTTTATGCAACTTTTGGAATATATATCTGAAGATAAAGAATTAAGAACTTGTTTGGCAAAACATGCAACTGTATTATCAGCACCTAAAACTTCTCCTATTACAAAAGAAGACTTACCACAGGTTCgttgtgtttatatatatatgtacaaatttatttttttatttgtatgaaGTTTTTTGTTCCTCGACATATTTTAGCACAAATAATACTTTCTATATTACAGAtttgtaaaaatgtaataaaggCTGCtgtagaaggagaaagaaaattaaataagcaaGTTGTTTCAGTCATTAAAAAAAGTGATGCTGCTTTGAAACATAATTGGATAACAGAAAGGCCTCGTATGTCTTGGGACTTTCATATCGAAGGAAATACAGGACCATGTCAAAGTTTGTAAATTTATACTGctaataattctattatatcacttaaaaagtacatatattttcaaaggatCAGTAATATTTTGCAGAAGTCGTACCAATTGTATCTCAAGAGTCTATACTCCTCTGGGATATCTTATATTGTTTGAAAGGTATAGATGGAACCTACATTGTTTCTGAACCTTTAACAAATCCTTATGGTGTTAGAACATTCAACATATCATCTGATGTTGGTAAGGCtcaatgtattattttttgtaataattttaacaaaaatattaattcaagtTTGATTTAGGAATATCATTTAAACAGTTGGTTCAACAAATACTTCCCTTGGCATCTTATTACTCAATGACAATTAGATTCGTTGAAGAAAAAGTTTCATCAGAAGATGGGCAAGTGAATCATGCTTTAAGAGGAGCTATAAGatgtttattaaaagattatttggtaaataataaatatactataatagtcacataaatattagatatttaattgtaatattctAATTTCAGTTATTTATTGTACAATTGGAAATGGAACATGTTCGCAACAAACTCAATTTGCAGAAGTTATGGTTTTATATTCAATCTACTATGTCCACTATGTTTATACTGTCACAAATTACATCTACAATATGCAAGGTTAATGAAAGTGTGCcaactttaatttaattactattattttaatttagtaaacattatttttattctagctgatattaatttttcttgtttctagGCAAATGCTCGAGGCGGAAAAGTATTAAGTCTTCTTCATGAACAAGCAAATAATATCAGTGGTGAACCAAAATCCAAagaattatgtttatttttaattcatgcAGCTAGTGTTCCTTATATgcaaattttagaaaaatggGTTTATAAAGGTGTAATTCGTGATCCGTATGAAGAAGTACGTATTGTatggatattatttataactgtTCTTCTACAGtatttattgctttttttttttaatgtatatatacaacagtttCTTGTAGAAGATAATGAGCTTATTCAACGAGAAGAACTTCCTGTAGATTATTCTGCAGATTATTGGGAGAAGAGATATACAATGAGATCGGAAAGAATCCCAATATTCTTAAGTGATCATGCTCAAACAATTCTTAGAactggaaaatattttaatgtaatcAGACAATGTGGTACGTTTTCAAATggtttttttaattgtatattggtattactttttattgaattctttaaatatatacaggaaaaacaataaaatggGGTAAGCAAGAGCCTTTTACTTATCAGCATAAAGGACAACAGTATATTGCTGCAATAGATAGAGCATATTCAGAAGCAGCAAAGACTTTATTAGAAGTCTTGAtggaagaaaatgatttaatgGGTAGATTACGTAGCGTGaaaagttattttcttttagctCAAGGAGATTTTGTGgtaatttgtatattaattaatgaaagttAGAAAttcatattctatatattgtttattaatattattttacactttATATACGTGTGACTAAATTTAAGGTCCAATTTATGAATTTGTGTGAGGCTGAATTGAACAAGAACATGTACGATATTGTTCTACATCGTATAGCATCTCTCCTTGAAGTTGCTTTACGTATGTCTACTGCTGACTTAGATCCATACAAAGATGATCTAAAGCCAGAACTTCTTCCTTATGATCTACAGTTTCAAATGTTTAGAATACTTTCTATACAGACGCGAGAAGAAAGaggtaatttatattttcatatttatcacTAGAATCACTAAtcacaataaataataacagtaaaGATTATTTGTCTTTTAGAATATTGCTTTCAAGCAGATAAATCATTAACTGGATTGGAGGCATTTGTATTCAATTATGAAGTCAAGTGGCctgtttctttaattattaacagaaAAGCAATTGCATGCTATCAAATGTTATTTAGACATTTGTTACATTgcaaatatattgaaagaatccTATGTaggtaagaaaattttatttattaaatataaactcatacttttgttaaatattaaattatacctatttaaagattataatcattttaaataattaccaAAAATTATAGAGTATGGATCAGtaataaaatagcaaaaacCTTCACACATGAAGTAGCTATGGCATATAGACAGTCATTTTCACTAAGACAACGGATGCTAGATTGTATTCAACATTTGGAATATTATATGATGGTTGAAGTTATAGAACCAAATTGGTTaacattcataaataaaatgagtaaagtaagttttaa
This window of the Vespula vulgaris chromosome 1, iyVesVulg1.1, whole genome shotgun sequence genome carries:
- the LOC127063815 gene encoding gamma-tubulin complex component 2-like isoform X1, producing the protein MSEFKVHHLIVELIGLLGSTAAPEKFVERLQKESTVTTGALNVIASQSCVRRLTKASPFPELFLQKYEELKSKKVDLLGPFMQLLEYISEDKELRTCLAKHATVLSAPKTSPITKEDLPQICKNVIKAAVEGERKLNKQVVSVIKKSDAALKHNWITERPRMSWDFHIEGNTGPCQKVVPIVSQESILLWDILYCLKGIDGTYIVSEPLTNPYGVRTFNISSDVGISFKQLVQQILPLASYYSMTIRFVEEKVSSEDGQVNHALRGAIRCLLKDYLLFIVQLEMEHVRNKLNLQKLWFYIQSTMSTMFILSQITSTICKANARGGKVLSLLHEQANNISGEPKSKELCLFLIHAASVPYMQILEKWVYKGVIRDPYEEFLVEDNELIQREELPVDYSADYWEKRYTMRSERIPIFLSDHAQTILRTGKYFNVIRQCGKTIKWGKQEPFTYQHKGQQYIAAIDRAYSEAAKTLLEVLMEENDLMGRLRSVKSYFLLAQGDFVVQFMNLCEAELNKNMYDIVLHRIASLLEVALRMSTADLDPYKDDLKPELLPYDLQFQMFRILSIQTREEREYCFQADKSLTGLEAFVFNYEVKWPVSLIINRKAIACYQMLFRHLLHCKYIERILCRVWISNKIAKTFTHEVAMAYRQSFSLRQRMLDCIQHLEYYMMVEVIEPNWLTFINKMSKVCNVDEVLSVHQDLQDSYLKECMLTDPDLLGCITGICATCIEFCNFMQRMSRYYIDAELTSMIGTNQDDVYESEVEGGSISKNCTPSFEETILSLDNKFTEALMRLLDRICDLGCDNNNEKLLNVLCRLDFNLFYTKILVQREKEKTVTQQDVSG
- the LOC127063815 gene encoding gamma-tubulin complex component 2-like isoform X2, with the translated sequence MSEFKVHHLIVELIGLLGSTAAPEKFVERLQKESTVTTGALNVIASQSCVRRLTKASPFPELFLQKYEELKSKKVDLLGPFMQLLEYISEDKELRTCLAKHATVLSAPKTSPITKEDLPQICKNVIKAAVEGERKLNKQVVSVIKKSDAALKHNWITERPRMSWDFHIEGNTGPCQKVVPIVSQESILLWDILYCLKGIDGTYIVSEPLTNPYGVRTFNISSDVGISFKQLVQQILPLASYYSMTIRFVEEKVSSEDGQVNHALRGAIRCLLKDYLLFIVQLEMEHVRNKLNLQKLWFYIQSTMSTMFILSQITSTICKANARGGKVLSLLHEQANNISGEPKSKELCLFLIHAASVPYMQILEKWVYKGVIRDPYEEFLVEDNELIQREELPVDYSADYWEKRYTMRSERIPIFLSDHAQTILRTGKYFNVIRQCGKTIKWGKQEPFTYQHKGQQYIAAIDRAYSEAAKTLLEVLMEENDLMGRLRSVKSYFLLAQGDFVVQFMNLCEAELNKNMYDIVLHRIASLLEVALRMSTADLDPYKDDLKPELLPYDLQFQMFRILSIQTREEREYCFQADKSLTGLEAFVFNYEVKWPVSLIINRKAIACYQMLFRHLLHCKYIERILCRVWISNKIAKTFTHEVAMAYRQSFSLRQRMLDCIQHLEYYMMVEVIEPNWLTFINKMSKVCNVDEVLSVHQDLQDSYLKECMLTDPDLLGCITGICATCIEFCNFMQVEGGSISKNCTPSFEETILSLDNKFTEALMRLLDRICDLGCDNNNEKLLNVLCRLDFNLFYTKILVQREKEKTVTQQDVSG